In a single window of the Vitis vinifera cultivar Pinot Noir 40024 chromosome 6, ASM3070453v1 genome:
- the LOC100254738 gene encoding ABSCISIC ACID-INSENSITIVE 5-like protein 2 isoform X2: protein MEIQTMGSQVGGQLVRQSSWYSLTLDEVENQLGDLGKPLGSMNVDELLKNVWMAEANQCVSADIDNASSKISLQRQASLTIAQALSEKTVEEVWSDIQQGEKKKCGDDIKGQVREPTLGEMKLEDFLVKAAVFVKGLDIVGVVTPPNFPQQMGLSPSPSVGTLSDTSIPGHERDASMEKTVERRLKRKIKNRESAARSRARKQAYHNELVSKVSRLEEENVRLKKEKGQGFLSLRWLIFLKCS from the exons ATGGAGATTCAGACAATGGGTTCTCAAGTGGGTGGTCAATTGGTAAGGCAAAGCTCATGGTATAGCCTCACCCTAGATGAAGTTGAGAATCAATTGGGAGACTTAGGCAAACCATTGGGCAGCATGAATGTTGACGAGCTTCTTAAAAATGTGTGGATGGCCGAAGCAAATCAATGTGTTAGTGCGGACATTGATAATGCTTCTTCAAAGATTTCTCTGCAACGACAGGCTAGCCTAACGATAGCTCAGGCATTGAGTGAGAAGACTGTGGAAGAGGTGTGGAGTGATATCCAACAAGGAGAGAAGAAGAAATGTGGTGATGACATCAAAGGTCAGGTGAGAGAGCCTACTCTTGGTGAAATGAAGTTGGAGGACTTCTTGGTCAAAGCGGCAGTTTTTGTGAAAGGGTTGGATATAGTCGGTGTGGTGACCCCACCGAATTTTCCACAGCAAATGGGCTTGTCACCTTCCCCTTCTGTTGGCACATTATCAGACACATCAATTCCAGGGCATGAAAGGGATGCTTCGATGGAAAAGACTGTTGAAAGGCGGCTAAAGAGAAAGATTAAGAACCGAGAATCTGCTGCACGGTCACGAGCCAGAAAACAG GCTTATCATAATGAGCTAGTTAGTAAGGTTTCACGATTAGAGGAAGAGAATGTAAGGCTCAAGAAAGAGAAG
- the LOC100254738 gene encoding ABSCISIC ACID-INSENSITIVE 5-like protein 2 isoform X3: MEIQTMGSQVGGQLVRQSSWYSLTLDEVENQLGDLGKPLGSMNVDELLKNVWMAEANQCVSADIDNASSKISLQRQASLTIAQALSEKTVEEVWSDIQQGEKKKCGDDIKGQVREPTLGEMKLEDFLVKAAVFVKGLDIVGVVTPPNFPQQMGLSPSPSVGTLSDTSIPGHERDASMEKTVERRLKRKIKNRESAARSRARKQIHVW; the protein is encoded by the exons ATGGAGATTCAGACAATGGGTTCTCAAGTGGGTGGTCAATTGGTAAGGCAAAGCTCATGGTATAGCCTCACCCTAGATGAAGTTGAGAATCAATTGGGAGACTTAGGCAAACCATTGGGCAGCATGAATGTTGACGAGCTTCTTAAAAATGTGTGGATGGCCGAAGCAAATCAATGTGTTAGTGCGGACATTGATAATGCTTCTTCAAAGATTTCTCTGCAACGACAGGCTAGCCTAACGATAGCTCAGGCATTGAGTGAGAAGACTGTGGAAGAGGTGTGGAGTGATATCCAACAAGGAGAGAAGAAGAAATGTGGTGATGACATCAAAGGTCAGGTGAGAGAGCCTACTCTTGGTGAAATGAAGTTGGAGGACTTCTTGGTCAAAGCGGCAGTTTTTGTGAAAGGGTTGGATATAGTCGGTGTGGTGACCCCACCGAATTTTCCACAGCAAATGGGCTTGTCACCTTCCCCTTCTGTTGGCACATTATCAGACACATCAATTCCAGGGCATGAAAGGGATGCTTCGATGGAAAAGACTGTTGAAAGGCGGCTAAAGAGAAAGATTAAGAACCGAGAATCTGCTGCACGGTCACGAGCCAGAAAACAG ATTCATGTGTGGTGA